The Rhodococcus antarcticus DNA segment CCGCGGAGCCGGACCAGCTCGACCCCACGCTGTCGCGGAGCCTCTACTCCCGGTACGTGTTCTCGTCCATGTGCGAGAAGCTCTACGACGTCGACCAGCAGTCGAAGATCGTTCCTCAGCTGGCCACGGCCCTGCCCACCGTCACCGATGGCGGCAAGACGGTCACCATCCCGGTGCGCGACGGGGTGAAGTTCGCCGACGGCACCCCTTTCGACGCGTCGGCGGTGAAGTCGACCTTCGAGCGGAACCTGACCCTGAAGGGCTCGGGCCGCAAGAGCGAGCTGGGGCCGATCGAGAGCGTCGACGCGCCGAGTGCGAACACCGTCGTGGTGCACCTGAAGGAGCCGTTCGCGCCGCTCACGGCAGCACTGGCCGACCGTGCCGGGATGATCATGAGCCCCACGGCGACGAGTGCGCTGGGCGACAAGTTCTCGACGGCCCCCGTGTGCGTGGGAGCGTTCAAGCTCGACAAGCGGGTGCCGCAGAACTCCATCGACCTGGTCAAGGACCCCAACTACTACGACGCGGCCAACGTCCACCTGGACTCGATCTCGTACCGGATCATCACTGACGCGAACATCCGCGCGGCAAACCTGCGCTCAGGTGACGTCCAGGTCGCGGACACGCTGTCCCCGCAGGGCGTTCCCGAGGTTCGCGCCGACTCCTCGTTGACGGTGCTCCAGTCGACCTCGCTCGGCTACCAGGGTGTCACCTTCAACGTCGGCAACGTCGACGGCGTGGGAAAGCCGGCCAAGCCGGTCGACACACCGGCCGCCAAGGACCCTCGTGTGCGGCAGGCCTTCGAGTACGCCATCGACCGTGCCGGTCTGGTGAAGGTCGTCTTCAACGACCTCTACGCCACCGCCTGCTCGCCGATCGCGCCGGTGAGCGAGTTCAGCTCGCCCGCTTCCGAGGTGTGCAAGCCCCACGACCCGGCCAAGGCCCTGCAGCTGCTGAAGGACGCCGGCGTGCAGACGCCCTACCCGATCTCGATGCTCGTCTCCAACAACCCCGACTCGCTCCGGCTCGCGCAGGCCCTCCAGTCGATGGTCAAGGAGGGCGGCTTCGACCTGCAGATCAAGCCCGTTGAGTACGCCTCCCTGCTGGACCAGCAGGACCGGGGCGACTTCGAGCTCCTGCAGCTGGGCTGGTCGGGCCGGGTCGACCCGGACGCGAACATCACGAACTTCCTGGGCACGGGGGGCAGCCAGAACGTTGCCGGCTTCAACGACCCCGCCCTCGACTCGATCCTGACCCAGGCGCGGCAGTCGACGGACCTCGCGCAGCGGCGTGACCTCTACGGCCAGGCCGTGACCAAGATCCAGGAGTCCGACCCGCTCATCTACCTCTACCGGCAGCGGAACCTGACCGGTGTCTCCAACACCGTCAAGGGTGTCCAGGTCTTCCCGGACGGCGTGGTCCGGCTCGCCTTCGCCGGGCTCGCCAAGTAGCGGCGGTGTCCCGGTACCTTTTCCACCGGGCGTGGCAGTCCCTGCTCACGCTGTTCCTGGCCACGGTCGTGGTGTTCCTCGGGGTGCGCGCCCTGCCGGGAGACCCGGCCCTGGCCCTGGCCGGAGAGGACCGCTCACCGGCCGTCCTGGCGGCCATCCGGCAGGAGTACGGGCTGGACCGCTCGTTGCCCGTGCAGTTCTGGAGCTTCATCAGCAACGCCGTCCGGGGTGACCTGGGCACCTCCATCCGCACCGGGATCCCCGTCTCGTCGATGCTGAGGACCGCGCTGCCGGTGACCCTGGAGCTGTCGGTGCTGGCGATGCTGATCGCCGCTGTCGTGGGGGTCGGGGCTGGTGTCGTGGCGGCCGTCCGGCGGGGACACCTGGCGGAGTGGTTCGCCAACGCGCTGGCCCTGATCGGACTCTCCGTGCCGCACTTCTGGCTCGGGCTGGTCGCGATCCTGTACCTGGCCGTCGCCACGGGCCTGTTCCCCGCGTCCGGCTTCGTGCCGCTGCTGGACGACCCGATCGACAACCTGCACCACATCATCCTGCCGGCAGTCATCCTGGGTACCGGGCTGTCGGCGGTGCTGATGCGCCAGACGCGCTCCTCGATGCTCGACTCGCTGTCCACCGACTACGTGCGCACGGCCAAGGCGAAAGGCCTGCGCCCGGCGGTCGTCGTCGGGCGGCACGCCCTGCGCAACAGCCTCATCGTGGTCGTCACCATCGCCGGGCTCCAGCTCGGCGAGCTCCTCTCGGGGGCGGTGGTCACCGAGCAGATCTTCGGGCTCCCCGGTTTCGGCAAGATGACCATCGACGCCGTGTTCCAGCGGGACTACCCGGTGATCCAGGCGGTCGTGCTGGTCACGGCCACCGCATACATCACGATCAACTTCTTGGTCGACCTGCTCTACTCCGTGATCGATCCGCGCATCCGGGTAGGAGCTGATGCCGCATGACCAACGTTGCCGTTCCCACCGGAGCCGACGTGCGCGGCGGCACCAGCCGGCGCAGCCGAGTGCTGCGACGGCTGCGCCGGAACCCGTTGGCCGTCGTCAGCTCCACCGTGCTCCTGGTCGCCGTCGTCGTCGCCGTGCTGTCCCCGTGGCTGGCCCCCTACGCACCGGAGCAGACCGACTTCGCGAACGTGTTCTCGCCGCCGGGAACGTCCGGGCACCTGCTGGGGACCGACGACCTCGGCCGGGACGTCCTGTCCCGGATCATGCTGGGAGCGAGGGCGTCCCTGCTGGTCGCGGCCCTCGCGGTGGCCACGGCACTGCTGATCGGCGTGCCGCTCGGCCTGGCGGCGGGATACTTCCGCGCGTGCGACGCGGTGCTGTCCCGGTTCACCGACCTGCTGCTGGCGTTCCCCTTCCTCATCCTCGCCGTCGGGCTGGCCGCGATCCGCGGCGCCAGCCTGAGCAACGCCGCAGTGGCCATCGGCATCGCCCAGATCCCGGGGGTGATCCGGTTGGTGCGCTCGGAGACGCTGCGCCTGAAGTCGCTGGACTTCGTGGCGGCCGCCGTGGTCGACGGGGCCAGCGACGTCTGGGTGCTGTTCCGGCACATCCTGCCCAACGCGACCTCCGTGATCCTGGTGCAGGCAACGGTCGCGCTCCCGGCGGCGATCCTCGGTGAGGCGGTGCTGTCCTTCCTGGGCCTCGGGATCCAGCCGCCGTCGCCGAGCCTGGGAACCATGCTCGCCACGGCGCAGCAGTTCGCCACGAAGGCCCCGTGGGCCGCGATCCTGCCCGGACTGGCGATCATGGTGCTCGCCCTGGCGTTCAACGTCTTCGGTGACAGCCTGCGTGACGCCCTCGACCCCAAGGGAAGCCGAGAATGACCACACCCACCCGATCCGTCGGGGCGCCCGTCCTGACCGTGCGCGGCCTGTCGGTCAGCTTCACGACCGAGAGCGGCACCGTGTCCGCGGTCGACGGCGTGGACGTGACCCTCGCGCCGGGCGAGATCGTCGGCATCGTCGGTGAGTCCGGCTGTGGGAAGAGCGTCACCGCGATGAGCCTGACGGGTCTGCTGCCGCGCAGCGCCCACGTCACGGGCTCGGTCCTGCTGGAGGGGACGGAGCTGGTCGGAGCCCGGGAGTCGGTGCTGCGGTCGGCCCGCGGCAAGAAGATCGCCTACATCTTCCAGGAGCCGATGAGCTCGCTGAACCCCGTGCTGACCGTCGGCCGGCAGATCGGGGAGGTGCTGCAGGTCCACGAGGGCCTCTCCCGCAAGAAGGCCAAGGCGCGCGCGGTCGAGCTCCTCGCACTGGTGGGGATCCCATCGGCCGGCACCCGCGTCGACAGCTACCCGCACCAGCTCTCCGGCGGCATGCGCCAGCGGGTGATGATCGCGATGGCGGTGGCCTGCGGGCCGACGGTGCTGGTCGCCGACGAACCCACCACAGCCCTCGACGTCACCGTGCAGGCGGGGATCCTGAACGTCCTGCGCGAGCTCAGGGACCGGTTGGGGACGAGCATCTTGATCATCACCCACGACCTCGGGGTCATCGCGGACATCGCCGACCGGGTGGTGGTCATGTACGCCGGACGCATCATCGAGCGGGCGGGGGTGGACGAGCTGTTCGCCCACCCCCGCCACCACTACACCGCGGGACTGCTCGCGGCCTCGCCTGCGCCCGGCAAGCACGCCGGAACCGAGCGGCTGCAGGAGATCCCGGGCCTGGTGCCCGTGCTGTCCGTCCAGCCCGATGCCTGCACCTTCGCCGAGCGGTGCTCCGCTGCTGACAGCCTCTGCCACGACAGCAGACCGGAGCTGGGCGCCGACCCCGGCGCGGAGGAGCCCCGGCCCGACCACCTGGTCGCGTGCTGGCACCCGTGCGGGACGCCGTCGCAGCCGCGAGTGGCGGTGCGGGCGTGAGCGGGGACGAGCCGGCGCTCGAGCTGGCGGACCTGGTCATGCACTTCGGTGCGGTCCGGGCCGTCGACGGTGTCTCGCTGAGCATCCGCAAGGGCCAGGTCACCGCGCTGGTCGGGGAGAGCGGCTCCGGCAAGTCCACGGTCGGACGGTGCATCGTCCGGCTGCTCGAACCCACGTCCGGGACGGTGCGGGTCGGGGGGACCGACATCACCAAGCTGTCCCGTCGCCAGCTCCGCCCGCACCGCAAGGACGTCTCGATCGTGTTCCAGGACCCCGCGGGCTCGCTGGACCCCCGGATGCTGGTCGGCGACGTCATAGGCGAACCGCTGCGGCTGCAGGGGGACGCCTCTCGACGGGACGTCCAGGCGCGGGTCGACCGCGAGCTCAGCCGTGTCGGCCTGCGCAGCGAGGTGGCCAGGCGCTACTCCCACGAGCTGTCCGGCGGGCAGCGTCAACGGGTGAGCATCGCCCGCGCGCTCATCTCGGACCCGACGCTGCTCGTCGCCGACGAGCCCACGAGCGCGCTGGACGTCTCGGTGCAGGCGTCGGTGCTCAACCTGCTGGCCGACCTGCAGCGCGACATCGGGTTCGCGTGCCTGTTCATCACCCACGACCTCTCCGCGGTGGAGTACCTCGCCGACGAGATCGCGGTGATGTACCTGGGACAGCTGATCGAGAAGGGCTCCCGGGAGAGGATCTTCAGCCGTCCCACCCACCCCTACACGCAGGCGCTGCTGGCCGCGGCTCCGATCGCCGACCCACCCCGCCAGCGCGCCCGCCAGCCGGTGCTGCTCGGGGACGACCTCCCGTCCGCTCTGAACCCGCCCACGGGCTGCCGCTTCCACACCCGCTGCCCGCTCGCGTTCGACCGCTGCGTCACCGAGGTCCCCCCGCTGCTGGAGATCGAGGACGGGACAGTGGCCTGCCACCTGGTGCGGCCCGACGGGACGGGCCCCGACATCCGCACCACCGACCACTCGGGGACCACACGATGACGTTCACGACCAGGCCGACCTTGCGAGGGACCTTCGGGATGGCCTCGTCCACCCACTGGATCGCCTCCCAGGCCGCGATGCGGGCGCTCGAGCTGGGCGGCAACGCGTTCGACGCCGCGGTGACCGCAGGGTTCGTCCTGCACGTCGTCGAGCCCCACCTGAACGGGCCCGGGGGGGAGGCGCCGGCCATCATCGCGACGGCCGCGGACCCCGCGCCGCGGGTCCTCGCGGGTCAGGGACCCGCGCCCGCCGCTGCCACCACCGCCCACTTCGCCGCTCTGGGGATCGAGCTGATCCCGGGCTCGGGACCGCTGGCGGCGACCGTGCCGGGGGCGGTCGACGCGTGGCTGCTGCTGCTGCGCGACCACGGGACCCAGCGGCTCGCCGAGGTCCTGGAACCGGCCATCGGGTACGCGGGTGGCGGGCACCCCCTCGGTGAGCGGGTCAGCACCACCGTGGCGAGCGTGCGTGAGCTGTTCGCGGACAGCTGGGCCCCCTCGGCCGAGCTGTGGCTCCGCAACGGCGCCGCACCGGAGATCGGGGCGATGTTCGCGAACCCCACCTACGCCCGTACCCTCGCCCGGCTGGTCGAGGAGGGGGAGGCCGCGGGCACCGACCGCGAGACCCAGATCGACGGGGCCCGTCGGGCGTGGAGCCAGGGGTTCGTGGCCGACGCGGTCGACGCCTTCTCCCGGAGGGCGTTCCGCGACTCCACCGGTGACGCCCACGCGGGGCTGGTGACTGGTGCCGACATGGCGGTGTTCAGCGCCACGTGGGAGCAGCCGACCACGCTGGAGTGGCATGGGTTCTCGGTGGCCAAGACCCAGCCCTGGGGTCAGGGGCCGGCCCTGCTGCAGACCATGAGCATCCTCGACGCGCTCGGGGACCCCGCGGCGCTGGATCCGTCCACGGCCGAGGGGATCCACCCGATCGCGGAGGCGCTCAAGCTGGCCTACGCCGACCGTGAGGCCTGGTACGGCGACAGCGATGACGTCCCCGTGTCGACGCTGCTCTCGCGCGAGTACGCCGTGCAGCGAGCCCGGTTGGTGGGCGATCGGGCCAGCGGCGAGGTCCGGCCCGGCAGCCCCGACGGCCGGGCACCCCGCATCGCTGCATACCTGCTGGACCGCCGTTCTGCCGCCACCTCGGACGCGACGACCGGGGAGCCCACCGTGCAGCCGGACGGGGTGACCCGGGGCGACACCTGCCACGTCGACGTCGTCGACCGCTGGGGGAACATGATCTCGGCGACGCCCAGCGGGGGGTGGTTGCAGAGCTCGCCGACCATTCCGGAGCTCGGGTTCCCGCTCGGCAGCCGGTTGCAGATGTTCTGGCTCGAGGAGGGGCTCGCGTCCTCGCTCGTGCCCGGCAGGCGGCCGCGCACCACCCTGACCCCCACGATGGTGCACCGCGACGGCGAACCCGTCCTCGCCTGCGGCTCCCCGGGCGGCGACCAGCAGGACCAGTGGCAGCTGCTGTTCCTGCTGCGGCACCTGCTCGGGGGGCAGTCCCTGCAGGAGGCCATCGACGCCCCGATGTGGAACACGACCAGCTTTCCCGGCTCCTTCTACCCCCGCACCGTGGAACCCGCGGTGCTGGTCGCCGAGGACCGCATCGACGAGTCCGTGCTGGCGGCCCTCGAGGCACGCGGCCACCAGGTCAGGCGGTCCGGTCCGTGGAGCCTGGGGCGGATGTGCGCGGTGTCGCGCGACCCTGGAACGGGCGTGCTCGGCGCTGGGGCCAACCCGCGCGGCATGCAGGGCTACGCATGCGGACGGTAGAGCGGGCCTCGCGCAACGGTGACGCGCCGACGATCGGCGGACAGCACCTGCCGCTGCGGGACCAGGTCCTGGCTGTCCTGCGTCAACGCATCGTCAACGGCGACTACCCGCCGGGCGAGCGGTTGACCGAGGACCGGCTGGCGGCGGACTTCGGCGTCTCCCGGAACCCGGTCCGCGAGGCGCTGCGGGTCGTCGAGGCGGAGGGGTTCGTGATCATGGTCCCGCGCCGGGGTGCTGTCGTGGCCACACCCGATGCCACCACGATCGCCGACCTGTTCGCCGTGCGCGAGCGGCTGGAGATGCTGGCGGCGCGCCTCGCGGCCGAACGGGCGACGCCCGGCGACGTGGCGGGTCTTCGACGCCTGCTGGACGAGGCGAGGGTGGCCACCGAAGGGGTCGACTTCGACACGGTGGCCGAGCTCAACAGCGCGTTCCACCTCAGGGTGATCGAGATCAGCGGCAACCGGTGGCTCGCGTCGATCGCGAGCGCCCTGTACCTGCACGTCCAGTGGGTCTTCCGGATCGGTGCCGCCCAGCGGGCCCCGCACTCGTGGATCGAGCACATCCACCTGGTCGACACCATCGAGGCCGGCGACGTCGACGCAGCCGAGGCGGCGGCGCTGGCCCACGTGGTGGCCGCCTCGGCCGCTGCGCTGGACAAGCTCAGCGAGGGCTGACCGCGTGGTACCCGTCGCCAGCACGACCGCGCTCGAGGGCCTGAAGCGGCGCCGTCACACCCTGGTCGTCCTGCTGACCCTGGTCACCGGGGCTGCGGACGCGACCGGCTTCCTGGCGCTGGGTGGCGCGTTCTCGAGCGTCATGACGGGCAACATGGTCCTGCTCGGCCTGTCCGCCGGGCACACCGACGCCGCGCTGGCCGTCACCTCGGGCAGCGCCATCATCAGCTACGTGGTGGGGGTGCTGCTCGGCGCGCACGTCGCCGGGGCTGCTGTGCCGGGAGACCCGGTGTGGCCGCGGCAGGTGAGCCGCGCGCTCACCGTCGAGGGGGCCGTCCTGCTGGTCTTCCTGCTCGTGTGGGAGGTGACTCTGGGAGACCGGTCGACGGGGACCGCGCTGGCCCTGCTGATGATCGCGGCGGCTGCGCTCGGCATCCAGAGCAGCGCGATCCAACGGTTCGGCGTCTCGGGCCTGTCGTCCACCTACCTCACCGGCACGTTGACCACCCTCATCGGGGCCGTCGCAGCACGGAGTCCGCGACACACGCTGCTGCCGAGCGCGCAGGTCCTCTCCGCGCTGGTCGTGGGCGCCGGTGCGGGGGCCCTGGTCGTCGAGCACCTGCCGTGGTTCTCGCCCGTCCTGATCATCGGTCCCCTCGTCGTGGTGGTCGGGCTGTCGAGGCGGGTGCACGATGGGGGGTGGAGCGGTTCAGCCCGTCCGGATGGTTCTGTGCTGAACTCGCCGCAACCGTCGAGAAGGGGTGCGTGGTGGCCGCGAAGCACGAGGTGAAGGTCGGGCGGCCCTACGACTCCCGCCGGTACGGGGACGGGCTGAGGGTGCTGGTCGACCGGCTCTGGCCGCGGGGGTTGAGCAAGGAGGCCGCGGACCTGGACGAGTGGTGCAAGCAGATCTCCCCGTCCACCCAGCTGCGCACCTGGTACGGCCACGACCCCGAGCGCTTCGCAGAGTTCGGCCGCCGCTACCGGACCGAGCTCGAGGAGCCCGAGCGCGCGGCTGCGCTGGTCCACCTGCGCGCACTGGCCGAACGGCGGGTGCTGACCCTGCTCACGGCCAGCAAGGCCGTCGACATCAGCGAGGCCGTGGTGCTCGCGGAGGTGCTCCGCACGTAGCTGTTCCGCCTGCGGGTCTCGGCCGCGTCCTCCCCGGTCCCGCAGGGCGGTGCGAACGGCACCGCCCGGTGTCCACTAACGAGAACGGGCGTCGCCGCCGCTGACCTCGTCGGGCTCGAGAACGTTGGTGAGCGTCTCGGAGAGAGCCGCGGCGTCGTGACCGTCTCCGGTGTGGGCCTCCAGCCGCATCCGCTCGACCATGTGCGGGTAGTGCAGCTCGAACGCGGGGCGCTCGGAGCGGATGCGGGGCAGCTCGAGGAAGTTGTGCCGAGGCGGTGGGCAGGAGGTGGCCCACTCCAGGGAGTTCCCGTAGCCCCACGGGTCGTCGACGGTGACGATCTCGCCGTAGCGGTAGCTGGTGAACACGTTCCACAGGAAGGGCAGCATCGAGGCCCCGAGGATGAACGCGCCGATCGTGGAGATGGTGTTCAGGGTGGTGAACCCGTCGGTGGGCAGGTAGTCGGCGTAGCGGCGTGGCATGCCCTCGGCACCGAGCCAGTGCTGGACCAGGAAGGTGGAGTGGAAGCCGATGAACGTGGCCCAGAAGT contains these protein-coding regions:
- a CDS encoding ABC transporter substrate-binding protein, producing the protein MRGVALLCAALTAACSSVTPAAGGGADAATAPADSFGQPAAAGEVKQGGALVMALSAEPDQLDPTLSRSLYSRYVFSSMCEKLYDVDQQSKIVPQLATALPTVTDGGKTVTIPVRDGVKFADGTPFDASAVKSTFERNLTLKGSGRKSELGPIESVDAPSANTVVVHLKEPFAPLTAALADRAGMIMSPTATSALGDKFSTAPVCVGAFKLDKRVPQNSIDLVKDPNYYDAANVHLDSISYRIITDANIRAANLRSGDVQVADTLSPQGVPEVRADSSLTVLQSTSLGYQGVTFNVGNVDGVGKPAKPVDTPAAKDPRVRQAFEYAIDRAGLVKVVFNDLYATACSPIAPVSEFSSPASEVCKPHDPAKALQLLKDAGVQTPYPISMLVSNNPDSLRLAQALQSMVKEGGFDLQIKPVEYASLLDQQDRGDFELLQLGWSGRVDPDANITNFLGTGGSQNVAGFNDPALDSILTQARQSTDLAQRRDLYGQAVTKIQESDPLIYLYRQRNLTGVSNTVKGVQVFPDGVVRLAFAGLAK
- a CDS encoding ABC transporter permease, which produces MSRYLFHRAWQSLLTLFLATVVVFLGVRALPGDPALALAGEDRSPAVLAAIRQEYGLDRSLPVQFWSFISNAVRGDLGTSIRTGIPVSSMLRTALPVTLELSVLAMLIAAVVGVGAGVVAAVRRGHLAEWFANALALIGLSVPHFWLGLVAILYLAVATGLFPASGFVPLLDDPIDNLHHIILPAVILGTGLSAVLMRQTRSSMLDSLSTDYVRTAKAKGLRPAVVVGRHALRNSLIVVVTIAGLQLGELLSGAVVTEQIFGLPGFGKMTIDAVFQRDYPVIQAVVLVTATAYITINFLVDLLYSVIDPRIRVGADAA
- a CDS encoding ABC transporter permease, which encodes MTNVAVPTGADVRGGTSRRSRVLRRLRRNPLAVVSSTVLLVAVVVAVLSPWLAPYAPEQTDFANVFSPPGTSGHLLGTDDLGRDVLSRIMLGARASLLVAALAVATALLIGVPLGLAAGYFRACDAVLSRFTDLLLAFPFLILAVGLAAIRGASLSNAAVAIGIAQIPGVIRLVRSETLRLKSLDFVAAAVVDGASDVWVLFRHILPNATSVILVQATVALPAAILGEAVLSFLGLGIQPPSPSLGTMLATAQQFATKAPWAAILPGLAIMVLALAFNVFGDSLRDALDPKGSRE
- a CDS encoding ABC transporter ATP-binding protein, with protein sequence MTTPTRSVGAPVLTVRGLSVSFTTESGTVSAVDGVDVTLAPGEIVGIVGESGCGKSVTAMSLTGLLPRSAHVTGSVLLEGTELVGARESVLRSARGKKIAYIFQEPMSSLNPVLTVGRQIGEVLQVHEGLSRKKAKARAVELLALVGIPSAGTRVDSYPHQLSGGMRQRVMIAMAVACGPTVLVADEPTTALDVTVQAGILNVLRELRDRLGTSILIITHDLGVIADIADRVVVMYAGRIIERAGVDELFAHPRHHYTAGLLAASPAPGKHAGTERLQEIPGLVPVLSVQPDACTFAERCSAADSLCHDSRPELGADPGAEEPRPDHLVACWHPCGTPSQPRVAVRA
- a CDS encoding ABC transporter ATP-binding protein, coding for MSGDEPALELADLVMHFGAVRAVDGVSLSIRKGQVTALVGESGSGKSTVGRCIVRLLEPTSGTVRVGGTDITKLSRRQLRPHRKDVSIVFQDPAGSLDPRMLVGDVIGEPLRLQGDASRRDVQARVDRELSRVGLRSEVARRYSHELSGGQRQRVSIARALISDPTLLVADEPTSALDVSVQASVLNLLADLQRDIGFACLFITHDLSAVEYLADEIAVMYLGQLIEKGSRERIFSRPTHPYTQALLAAAPIADPPRQRARQPVLLGDDLPSALNPPTGCRFHTRCPLAFDRCVTEVPPLLEIEDGTVACHLVRPDGTGPDIRTTDHSGTTR
- a CDS encoding gamma-glutamyltransferase family protein, whose protein sequence is MASSTHWIASQAAMRALELGGNAFDAAVTAGFVLHVVEPHLNGPGGEAPAIIATAADPAPRVLAGQGPAPAAATTAHFAALGIELIPGSGPLAATVPGAVDAWLLLLRDHGTQRLAEVLEPAIGYAGGGHPLGERVSTTVASVRELFADSWAPSAELWLRNGAAPEIGAMFANPTYARTLARLVEEGEAAGTDRETQIDGARRAWSQGFVADAVDAFSRRAFRDSTGDAHAGLVTGADMAVFSATWEQPTTLEWHGFSVAKTQPWGQGPALLQTMSILDALGDPAALDPSTAEGIHPIAEALKLAYADREAWYGDSDDVPVSTLLSREYAVQRARLVGDRASGEVRPGSPDGRAPRIAAYLLDRRSAATSDATTGEPTVQPDGVTRGDTCHVDVVDRWGNMISATPSGGWLQSSPTIPELGFPLGSRLQMFWLEEGLASSLVPGRRPRTTLTPTMVHRDGEPVLACGSPGGDQQDQWQLLFLLRHLLGGQSLQEAIDAPMWNTTSFPGSFYPRTVEPAVLVAEDRIDESVLAALEARGHQVRRSGPWSLGRMCAVSRDPGTGVLGAGANPRGMQGYACGR
- a CDS encoding GntR family transcriptional regulator, yielding MRTVERASRNGDAPTIGGQHLPLRDQVLAVLRQRIVNGDYPPGERLTEDRLAADFGVSRNPVREALRVVEAEGFVIMVPRRGAVVATPDATTIADLFAVRERLEMLAARLAAERATPGDVAGLRRLLDEARVATEGVDFDTVAELNSAFHLRVIEISGNRWLASIASALYLHVQWVFRIGAAQRAPHSWIEHIHLVDTIEAGDVDAAEAAALAHVVAASAAALDKLSEG
- a CDS encoding YoaK family protein, with the translated sequence MVPVASTTALEGLKRRRHTLVVLLTLVTGAADATGFLALGGAFSSVMTGNMVLLGLSAGHTDAALAVTSGSAIISYVVGVLLGAHVAGAAVPGDPVWPRQVSRALTVEGAVLLVFLLVWEVTLGDRSTGTALALLMIAAAALGIQSSAIQRFGVSGLSSTYLTGTLTTLIGAVAARSPRHTLLPSAQVLSALVVGAGAGALVVEHLPWFSPVLIIGPLVVVVGLSRRVHDGGWSGSARPDGSVLNSPQPSRRGAWWPRSTR
- a CDS encoding DUF488 domain-containing protein — protein: MAAKHEVKVGRPYDSRRYGDGLRVLVDRLWPRGLSKEAADLDEWCKQISPSTQLRTWYGHDPERFAEFGRRYRTELEEPERAAALVHLRALAERRVLTLLTASKAVDISEAVVLAEVLRT